CTTACTTGTCCTTCCCACGAACAGGGGTATAGACATGTTCTCATTCTTAGGATATGAAAACACAATTAGTAATGGCATTTAAAGCTTACTTACTAACTGCATAATGTCTGAGAACAAAAATCAGAGCAATTTTTGAAAGGTTGAGTCAGACTCTGGGCACTTCCGTTTTTTAGCTGCTGGCTCTTCAGTCTTGTGTGATTCTAAAGTGCTGGTGCTGGATTTGAGACTGGGGTCTGCTTTAAGGTTGTCCATGGCAACAGTGAAGCCTGAGAGAAGGTACCCCCCACCTCCACTCATCAGTAGTTTGGGATGACTTCGATCTGGCAAAACCTAAtcaagacagaaagacagacattCATGTTTTCCTAAGCAGATAAAGCCATGTTAACAATACACATGCCAGAAATGAGAATTTAAACGACACAGATTCGCCTGAAGAGCAACCAATTTAATCAGACCAATTCCTAAGGAGGTCCATCTTTCACATGACAGTGCAGATAAAAGCGCAGAAATTCGTTTAAgtgattttcttttgaaatataaaactgaaaccatttctcttAAACCTGAAGCAAGTTTCTGGTGGTGAAAGGGCAACTGGTTTGTGTAGTGCTCTGGGCCtggttttctccctctttcttcatgGTCAACAGTGGAGCTGGGTCCATGGAGAAGTagctactggacatatacccagagccTTCCTTCTCCAACACTCTATATAAATTCTGTCAAAAATTCTTCTCTCCTGTTCCCAGAGCTAAATAAGATGACTACCATGAAGCACAGGGTTTCCCAGGTCTGCAGAGTGTCCTGGATTAAGTAAGATGTCCAGGAAGCAGGGCAGGGCCTGTGACAGCCATGGAGGTGCACCCCCAGATCTCTAAGAGGGAACTGGCTGTGAGCTGAGGCAACAGAAAGCCTCTAGCTGCTGCTTCTTTGAGATTCACACCCAGAGAGGCTATTCCAAGTTGATAACTGAGCATGGGTACCACAACTGGACCATTTCTGTCCAACACAGAACTCCTTTAATGGGCAATTTTTGCTCTGGGGCTCCTCGTCATCCTGGCTGAGACTTTCTCAGAGCAGCACTGCatgcccttcctcccctcccatcgTTCCTCCCACTTGTCACAGGCATCAGACCTGTATCACGGTCTGACAGCTCTCCCTGCCTAATCCCGCTCCCTCTTATCTTTCACAGGCATTTCTCTTACACTTTTAATTCTATCTTCGCATATACATTCCAGAGGACCTGAACTGACACGGAGCCCACCAGGAACTCTCGAACACTTGCTGCAAAGACATCCCAGCAGAAAGGAACGGGTCACTTTCTTGTCAGCCTAGGGATTGCTATTATCAGTTATTCCCTCTACAGTGATCTCAAACCACAGTCGTTTGCATTTTAAATGTCTCTGGACTCAGGTATCTGAGTAATAGACCATGacgtgaaaaaagaaaaaaagggtcaGGAAAGGTCAGGGCACTTTCTCTGAGTTACAGACGTGAGACTCTTTCATCTCTATAGATAGAAACAGGGAGATCCCTATTTAGCAGCTTCTGGCACTACTGTGCAGAGCCAGCGACCCAGGAGAGCAGCTCCCAGGGACTGGTTGTGAGAACACATACCTGGTAATTTCTGAGCCAGGTTTCAGACAGCCTGAGATTGATGACCCCTCCTCTTTCCCGCAGTTTTGTGTAGCATTCCAACAGAGGCTAAAGGCATAAACAGAGttttgttaataattattttgagggTGCAATTTGAGAAACAACATTCAGATGCAAGAATTCCTGTCCACTCTGTTTCAGTATTACCTCTTTATATTGACAGTAGACCACGAACGGCCTTGAAGGAGCCACAAAGTCCAGCAAAGACAGCAGCAGTGGAGTGGGATGGAAACGACTAGCTACAATTAAACTGCAAGGAAAATGTTAGACAAATTATTTCTCTATGTCCCCAAAGCAGAGCATaggttttaaaatgcatttaaaatatcatgtatttatttgcatgACTCACACAAGGAAGCACTTTAAATACAACATTCTAGAGATTCCAACAATAAAATCACGAGCTATTACTTTCTAAGAAACACAAACTGGATTATAAACTCTCGTGGTGCTTGGCAACTCTAAGTGGCCAACTTAGAGTTGGCAACTCTAATGACagccttgatttaaaaaaaaatctggaagcaaATCCAACATTGTAATACTGGCTTTGCAGATACCTGAATCTGCCTTTCCTGTCAGGTTTTCCTTAGCCCATGCCCTTAGGCAGTATCACATCAACTGGAATGCCCCCCAACCTGCACCTAGCGGGACTACACAGCCCAATCTGATGTGCCATCATTGGAGAAATTTCAATTTCTTCTAAAACTCTGAAATCAGCATAATCAATTTCCCATCTCTGCCAGATGCAGCCTCCTTTCTTTAAAAACCCAAGACAGAATCATCATGTTTGCCCTCACTACAACCAAAATAGACAAGCAGACAGAGAACACTAATCTGCTTGAAGCAGAGCCCACGAGCACCAAGATGTCGCCTGTGTTCTTTCATCAACACACCCGTCTgcgtttctttcactcagcagagCAGCAGCTTCTAAAtgtcttttcttctgctcttcttgtctcctctgcttttcctgaatcttcaagaagaaaaataagataccaACATACTGAGGTCATTCAGTCGGGTTTATGGAAACACTGGTCTGtcaaaacattttaacaatatttatcaaCTTGTACTAAGGCAACAGAAGGAGATCATTTATAAGGAAGCTGAAAACACATAAGAGAGCCCTTTGGTTATAAAACCACCATGCAGCCACCTATACAATGCTTCTGTATCCTAAAGCTCCATCCCAAAGATTAAATCACATGTgtgtacactcacacacacttttTCTCTGTCTGTTTTGATATCTGTTATCTTGGGAGCTGATGCTCCAAAGCCAAATCAAATCTCAAGGCTTACATGAAGTTAAATGAAGCCCTGAGGAAGATATTGAGGGTAGTGGGAACTCTTAACATTCTTACATAATcctttctgtttcctctctctttaGGCTCCTTAGAGTCTGGATCTTGAGATACAATTTCCATTGTTTCTTGTTCTTCTGGGTGAttgctctctggggcctctggcATGCTGTCTTCGTTCTCTTGCTCTGAAGTCTGTTTTTCCTCCAGTGTACCATTACTTTCTTCAACCGAAGCACTGTCTTTTGGCTCTGAAGATAACATCTCAGCAGAAAATGTTCCATTTAAGAGACTGTCCACTTGGTTGAGGGGGAATTCATAAAGACCACTGAGGAAAGATTTTGGAAATCCAAAACATGCTGTTGCTGCCCGAACAGGTCCACCTCCAGGGTACAGCTGAATAATGGAGCCAAAACCTGaacagacaaaagaaacaaatatctgCTCAATGGAGGCGGCTCTAGACTATGCAACCCTCGGGGTACTCCACAGTAAGGAGACTGAAGGTCTCTCTGCTTTACGCTGTTCAGAGGTTGAAGGTGATGCACCTCCTCTGGGGGTCCATCTGGAGTCCATGCGTATTCCCAATGGGGGGTAACATAATTCTAAACAGGTACACAGGAAGTCTTAAAGAAGTGTACCCCCCTTGACACTACAGTAAAACCCTGTGATCATACAAATTTTGTATGTCACATGATTGGTGATTGGTTCTCAGCATCCCCCAAGTCCAATCTTTAAACAGGGCAGTTAAAAGTTCTTATCTTCAATGGGGTCATAAAAAGGGCAGTTAAATCAGGCTGTGTTGTACTCTTCTAGTACAGAATACATCCCTAGTATTCTTCCCACCCTATACTCTCAATTCAGGCCATTAAAATGAGCACCAGCTATCCAAGAGTTTAACTGAAATCACGGTcctggaggtcctagccagtcACAGGCTTCAGAACCATCTCCACTGACACAGAAGTTGGAAAGGACACTGCGTCGGGAGTGCCAGCACAGCTCAGGCTGGGAGATGTGGGCTACGGAGGAAGGTCCCAGAGACTGGAGCTGTGCAGGCACACCCAAGTCATTTCATTCGCTTCCAGTAACTCAACCTCACTTTCCATGAGTTTGAATATTTTAGACCCCTCGACTCAAATTATGGTAGGGTTTTAATGAACTTGAAAACCTTAAATCTTACCTCCCATTCGTTCCATCATTGCACCCAGCACCAAGCCTGCACATGTTTCCATCACAATCATTTTATTGCCAGCACGGATATTTCCCAATGTCAGCATCTGGGCTAGTGTATCGTATCTCATgtggctaaggaaaaaaaatgattcattcatttatagcTAAGCAAAGTCTGCtattttaatcataatttttcaagttttgtttgtttcataaaaATGATGTTGATAAGATTATTGATTGCTTTGGAGGCAATAGTAAAAAAGGACTTACAATTTATGAAGTAGGAGGACACTTTATGCAGATGAGcaagattttcattttacttaaaatcaTGACTTTCTTAAAGATATACTTTCCCCCAATTATACTTTTGAAAGGAAACAAAGCGTACTTAATTTTTCCAGGTTCTCTTGCATAATACATAACTGAAAGAATGCGGGTGGATGGCTTCACAACAGTAATCATGGCTTCATATCTGGgggaaggaaaaacagaacatcagttttaaaaagctagtttaaaaatattttatttttaataatatatttcataaatctataaaagattttatattttcatttttttaaaaacaaaaattacttacttctttttcttcttttttatatatttatcttgagCAAATTCTGTCTTGTCTCGGAATGTTGTACTATTTTCAATTAATTGCTGAACTATTTCCTATAAGAAAAGGAGCAAGCAGATTTCCTGAAACTTTATTTTCACAGCACAGATAACTTCAAAGGTTTCTTACCCCAGAATGTATCCAAAGGTCTGATTCTCCAGGCCCTTCTCCACAGAAGTCCAAATGGGTGAACTTTGTATTTTTATACTCTATCTAGAATTTGTATTAAAATGTAAGTACTTTAAACTCCATTTAAGTCAAAGTAAAAGAACAGACATATAcaataaagggagaaaagaggtAAAGAAAACTGTCAGTCCTGAAGACACTGGCtgaaaacattaatgaaaatgaacaaagttaaGCTCTGAGATGCACTAAATTATCAAATTCCCTTTTGCTAACACTATTAGTAATGTCATTCATTTACATTCCTGCCTGTAAGAAACAAAATCTTTGATATACTGAATTGCAATATACACTTCAAGCTATTTTTAACAGAAGTGTacagtatttttacattttaccttAGGAGAAGTCTGCTTTAAAATGCAAGCAATTTCCTAAATACcaaacgaaaacaaaacaaaaaatcctttgAATTTTACCTCGCCTTTAATGCCTTTGTCCTTTAAAGCTTTTATGTCATCTTGAGTAAGTTTCTGAGATTTCCCATCATCAATTATATTTCGATTATCAGTGCCCGCTTCTTTGGTCTCTAAGGAAGAAAATTGCTCTATGACACGTATGatctgaaattatttaaaaatctttcctatTCTAAGTTCGTATCCACATCCAGCCCATCAGCCACTTAAATCTGGCCTTCCAgttccactgcccccaccccaatccACTATCCTTTCTTGTCACGACTACTCCAAGCCACTCACTCATATTCTTGTTCCTGCTCTTGTCCCCTTACAATCTACCTGACACcaaagttctctttttaaaatgcaaattggcTCATCTATTCCAACGCACAAAACCACAGTGGTTTCCAGTAGCAATTCAAAGATGATCCGCAAGGTTGTATATGACCTGGCCCCTGGCTACCTTTCCAGGGCTCATTTCTCAACCCCTGTACTCAGCCACATtgcccttctttctgttccttagaCACAGCAGCATGGTCTCAATGCGGGGCTTTGGCACTTGCtgctccctctgtctggaatgctcttgTGAGATCTCCAAGTGGGTGGATCCTTTCCATCACTCAGGGCTGAGCTCACCATCTCAGCCAAGTTTCACATCTTTCAATCAGCCTTCAGTACACCTCCCTGCTTTATCATCTGCACAGCACACATCACCACCTGAAATTATgctgtttgcttatttttggtGTCCCCCACTGCTAAATAAATTTTATGGGATAGTCTATCTAAGGAACTGCTGAAATTGCACTGCTTAATCATGTCTGGAACATATCTGGTGCTTAATAAAAACACGAATGttgatttaaaagtatttaataaactGGTTTGAACCAGAACTTCAatagtgttttaattatttaattttaataattaagtattttaattttattaataaaatatttaagcacatttattttgataaaaatttaagtatttaattttaattagcaaTAATACTAAAATTATGGGGTCGTTACTCTAACAGGCAAGGCACTGTTAAGAACTTCCTATGTGTCATATGATTGAACACTCACTACAGCTTGGGCATTAAACATGTTTATGGCCCTATTTTACCGATGAGAATATAAAACTTAGAGAAACTAAATAACTAGGTCAAGGTTACAAAGTAAGTGATGAAGCTGGAACTTAAACCTAGTCAGTTGAATTCAAAGCCAGATCTCTTATCCTTACCCTATATGCTAACTACCTCAAGAGCTGGTAACTTCTAGACACCAACAGGGCTCCACACCCACTCTTACAATGAAGCTGCAAGGATTCATGGCATCAAATACCTGGCCCAAGGTCGAAGAGCTGGTTAATGATGGGCAGGAGTCAGAACCCAGGTATCTCAAAGCCAAAGGCAGACCCTAATTCATTCCACCAAGCTACAGTTCTTAGATTATGAGTTTAGATTTCTTTGGGGACAGCCTGGGCTAGCATTCTAGAATTAATTCGAGTTGACAGGTTTCTGAGTAGCCAGCTCAAGAGCATCTATTTCATACATCCTAAGTAGTACAGTGCACCTGAAGTAggctcttccttcttcttcttagGCTGAAGACTTCCTCCACTGGTAACTTCAAATGTGGTTCCATAACTATGGCCAATGACGTTATCCAGATAGAACCACTGTTTTTCAAAAGTTACTTTTCTGGGGAAGAAATGCAATCAATTAGCTGAATCTCATTTGTATTCAGTACAGGAACGATTCGTTCAACCTAGGTTATTTCATAATCAGTCTCTCTAAAGGATGATCAGCAGCATTATCTCTGACCATGAACCGAAAAATGAACTAGAGAGGATCGGGTTGGGGCCAGAAACACAAAACACTGcacaaaattaataaagaagcCACAAAAACACTGAATTTGGAATGAGGAACAAAGACAGAAGACATTCCTCTTCTGAGGCATTGGTCTGGCTCCAATTTGCACTGTTTGACAGGATGTCCAAACTCGCAGACTTTGGATTTCCTGAGTAGCAAGATTGCCATGCCACTGAGACACACACTGTGACGCCTCTTGTAACTTacacaagaaaatctcaaaactGAACAATCATTGGGATGACAGGGATTTAACAAATTCCCTGGCCTAACTGgccattttctttgaaaatcatccaggaaaagcaaatgatatatacatatgaacATTATTGACAATCTACACATTTGTAAACAGTGCCTAACACTGATGAGGCTCTACTGAGGCCCAGGCAATCTTAGCTTTTCCCATTACCCAGATTTTTATCTTCTTACAATTTAAAAGGGAAatcccacaaaaacaaaaaactttcctttcaaaagacaaaaactaaCACCCACTGAGTGTCAATCAGGGGTTAGGTAGTATGTGCCAGGTGTTTCATACTTTTTGATTTAATTCTCAATTATGTAATCCTGGGACACAGCTCTTTCCAGATGAGCAAACTTGAAACTGAGGGAAAAGTGTCTTGCCCAAGATTCAGTTACACAGtaggagctgggattcaaatccaagtctgCCTGACCTAAAAGACTGGTTCTTTCCACTGCACCACACGATCTATCCAGCAAAGAACAAATGGATCTCGGGAAGCCCTGCTTAGCTTCAGGACATGGCCCATATCAACAGAACTCTGAATTCTGAAAGATGTACACTGGTTAACTTTCTTTATGCCCCATCCTacaccttctctttctttctctgtgcccCAAGAGGCCGACCATGACAGAATGCACAGACCACATCACACAGGCTCCCTTGCTGAAGGCTTCCCACAATTCTAGACCCTTGGATGCATCACCAGTCTCTACTGGTTCTCTAAACCTTGTCACAtctctgtatgtgtatgtgtcaCATCTTCATTAAGTCTCCTTACTTGAACCACCTGAGTGAATTTCTCCAAGGTCCTAAGTATCCAGGCAGGGCCAATTCTTGCTCTTTGCTGGGTCCTCAGTGATTAACACATAACAGACACTCTAAATATTTGCTGACATGAATCCCCTCAGAGAAGCTGAAACTCAGCTCAGCCCAGATGTGTACCCTCCCCTGCCTCATCCTTTGAGTAGCCCAGTGCTAGCAAAACACTGTGTCTGAGCTGGGTTGGGTTTACCCTCTGGCAGCTGGTCTGATATGCAAAGAAGGGTATGTCACTCAAACTGATTGGCCTGACAGGAGGTCACTGCCCTAGTCAGGAAAGTGGGACCCAGTCAGAAGGACATGGAGCTACACCTTCCTTGGAGAAGAGGGGGATGTGCAGAGTCTGCTCACAGAGGCAGGATTGCTTCTGCTCAACCAGATGAGTGCAGCCCCGAGGAAAGAGTGAAGGGAGAGTCTGGCCTGGGATGTAGTTGAGCTCAAAGAGTCATTTTCTAAACAAAATGGAAACTAATGCTATGGCTTCTGCCAAGAAAACTGTTGAAAagtgtttcaaaataaatgtctaaagaatactttttagaaataaagatgtTACTGTCTGTCTCCTTGGGAACGAAAAGCTCTTATCTAAAAGAGCACATTTGTAAGAAGCACACTCAAACAACCACATCTCACGATAAAGCAACTTAAAAGGACAATACGAGAAGGAAAAACCAAAGGTTCACCTGCACATGGAATCGTTCATCGAACTTATAACCTAAGGACTTTGCTGCActgctatacttcaattaaaaagctTAAATAATTAGTATTAGCACTTTACACATTTCTAATCagaaattctgaaaagaaaaaagcactcgtttcaagaatacaaaataaagttGTGATGAGGGGGGCTCTGGAAGG
The sequence above is drawn from the Balaenoptera musculus isolate JJ_BM4_2016_0621 chromosome 15, mBalMus1.pri.v3, whole genome shotgun sequence genome and encodes:
- the TRMT6 gene encoding tRNA (adenine(58)-N(1))-methyltransferase non-catalytic subunit TRM6 isoform X2 yields the protein MCLKQCKSSGESKKVTFEKQWFYLDNVIGHSYGTTFEVTSGGSLQPKKKKEEPTSETKEAGTDNRNIIDDGKSQKLTQDDIKALKDKGIKGEEIVQQLIENSTTFRDKTEFAQDKYIKKKKKKYEAMITVVKPSTRILSVMYYAREPGKINHMRYDTLAQMLTLGNIRAGNKMIVMETCAGLVLGAMMERMGGFGSIIQLYPGGGPVRAATACFGFPKSFLSGLYEFPLNQVDSLLNGTFSAEMLSSEPKDSASVEESNGTLEEKQTSEQENEDSMPEAPESNHPEEQETMEIVSQDPDSKEPKERGNRKDYIQEKQRRQEEQKKRHLEAAALLSERNADGLIVASRFHPTPLLLSLLDFVAPSRPFVVYCQYKEPLLECYTKLRERGGVINLRLSETWLRNYQVLPDRSHPKLLMSGGGGYLLSGFTVAMDNLKADPSLKSSTSTLESHKTEEPAAKKRKCPESDSTFQKLL
- the TRMT6 gene encoding tRNA (adenine(58)-N(1))-methyltransferase non-catalytic subunit TRM6 isoform X1, translated to MEGSEEQPGPRPPHPGEHRIRDGDFVVLKREDVFKAVQVQRRKKVTFEKQWFYLDNVIGHSYGTTFEVTSGGSLQPKKKKEEPTSETKEAGTDNRNIIDDGKSQKLTQDDIKALKDKGIKGEEIVQQLIENSTTFRDKTEFAQDKYIKKKKKKYEAMITVVKPSTRILSVMYYAREPGKINHMRYDTLAQMLTLGNIRAGNKMIVMETCAGLVLGAMMERMGGFGSIIQLYPGGGPVRAATACFGFPKSFLSGLYEFPLNQVDSLLNGTFSAEMLSSEPKDSASVEESNGTLEEKQTSEQENEDSMPEAPESNHPEEQETMEIVSQDPDSKEPKERGNRKDYIQEKQRRQEEQKKRHLEAAALLSERNADGLIVASRFHPTPLLLSLLDFVAPSRPFVVYCQYKEPLLECYTKLRERGGVINLRLSETWLRNYQVLPDRSHPKLLMSGGGGYLLSGFTVAMDNLKADPSLKSSTSTLESHKTEEPAAKKRKCPESDSTFQKLL
- the TRMT6 gene encoding tRNA (adenine(58)-N(1))-methyltransferase non-catalytic subunit TRM6 isoform X3; its protein translation is MITVVKPSTRILSVMYYAREPGKINHMRYDTLAQMLTLGNIRAGNKMIVMETCAGLVLGAMMERMGGFGSIIQLYPGGGPVRAATACFGFPKSFLSGLYEFPLNQVDSLLNGTFSAEMLSSEPKDSASVEESNGTLEEKQTSEQENEDSMPEAPESNHPEEQETMEIVSQDPDSKEPKERGNRKDYIQEKQRRQEEQKKRHLEAAALLSERNADGLIVASRFHPTPLLLSLLDFVAPSRPFVVYCQYKEPLLECYTKLRERGGVINLRLSETWLRNYQVLPDRSHPKLLMSGGGGYLLSGFTVAMDNLKADPSLKSSTSTLESHKTEEPAAKKRKCPESDSTFQKLL